From the genome of Candidatus Firestonebacteria bacterium RIFOXYD2_FULL_39_29:
TAATGATTTTAGAATAGAAGGTCTTATCTTTGATACAAGAAAACCTTTTAAAGTGGTTGCGGTTTTTGAAGAGGAAATAAAACCTATTCCTGTCTTTGAACTTCATGATTTTGAAAAAGTGATACGGACTTTTAACCTTCCGACTTCCACAGCAGATGCAATACTGGGAAATATGAAAAAATATTTTGGCTCTCCGGAAAAGCTTGTTAAAGCGCATCACGAATTTACCTCAAGCCATCTTAAGGCTTTGTTCGAACTCAGCTGTGATGTAGGGTTTTACAACGAACTCTTGTACGACGGAAGAGAAGTAGTTGTCTGGTGGAACGAGAGAAAACTCCCGGAGTTTGAAGCACACCTTTCCCTCGGTTTAAAATATGCAGAAAACCGCCCCGCCGGAAGTATAGATCACCCCCCTGTTTTCATCACCAAAGAAGAAGTAAAAGCCGGCTGGCGCATCCACGTAAACTACTTTAACGTAGCCACGAACGAAGTGGATAGGTACTTTTTTAAACGATAGTTAAAGCAATAACTAAGAATAAAGCACTAAGCACTAAAAATGATGATGATTTAACTCAAGAGCAATGTAGTTGCCTGATTCATCAGGCGTTTTTAAAAAGCCCGATAAATCGGGCAACTACATAAAAAGAAGTAAAAAGTGGCTGGCGCATCCACGTAAACTACTTCAATGCTGCCACAAATGAGGTGGACAGATACTTCTTGAAACGTTAATATTACCATTCCTGCGCAGGCAGGAATCCAGTTTGGTTTCGCAGAATTCGAAAGCCGGAGGGTTCGAGGTGTTGAACTTCTTTTGCTGGCAATAATTTTCATGGTATTCAGGATGCTGTTGCTTAAATAAATTGGGGAGAAGGTGAAAAATAAGTGGAAATATTAATTGAAATACTTGTATGGATAGTCTGGTTCTTGAGCGATGGCGTTGTGCAGGCTATTTTAGAAATAATATTTGAAATAGGTATCAGAAGTTTGCCGGGATCTTACAGAAGAAGTGAACCAATAAATCCGGTTTTAGCGGGGATTGGGTATTTGATTCTCGGTGCGGGAGCCGGCGGACTGAGTTTACTTATACCAAAGATGTTTACAATTCCGGAGTGGCTCAGGATTGTTAATCTGATAGTTACTCCGATAGCATGCGGGTTTATCATGGTGAAAATCGGACAATTCAGAGCCCGCCGCGGCGACCGCCCCATAAGGATAGACACCTTTATCTTTGGCTACCTTTTCGCCCTGGCCCTCGCCCTAGTCCGCTTTATCTGGCGATAATTTAACTTGTTCCGCTGTACTCCAAATGGAGTACAATTGTACTCAGTTTGGAGTACGGTACCAGAAATTAAAACATTCGATAGTGGGACAGGCACGTGCCTGTCCCACTTATTATAGTTTTAAGTACGGTTCGGGATTTAAAATCCTAAAACATATAAATACCTTCCATTATTAAGGATAATAACTGCTTGACTTTACTCAGTATATTGAGTAAAATTACTCAGTATATTGAGTTAAATATGGAGGGCGTAATATGTATAAAAGAGCGGTAATCAAAGAGATAATTAAAAGGGTTAATGAGAAGAGACGGTTCATTCAGGTGTTGTCCGGACCGAGGCAAACGGGGAAAACTACTATTGCGAAGCAAATTTCGGAAAGCATTGCGTTTCCGGCTTTTTATATTACGGCGGACGGACAAGGGGTCAGTGACAGCTCGTGGTTGATGCAGGAGTGGGAAATAATCAGGTCTAAACTTAATTCGAAAACTAAAAATATTCTTCTCATTATCGATGAAATACAAAAGATTGAAAACTGGTCGGAAACAGTTAAAAAAATGTGGGATGAAGATACGGTAAAAACCAGGGATATCAGGGTTATGCTTCTTGGCTCGTCAAGATTGCTTTTACATAAGGGGCTTACTGAAAGTCTTGCGGGTAGATTCGAAATAATACCGGTATTTCACTGGTCATATGGGGAAATGAAAGAAGCTTTTGGGTTTGGAATTAATGAGTATATATTTTTTGGCGGATATCCGGGCGGGGCGGATTTAATAAAGGATGAAGAACGCTGGTCACACTACGTCCGCGAGTCGCTCATTGAGACAACTGTAGCAAAAGATATTCTAATGCTGGAGCGTGTTAACAAGCCGGCGCTTCTAAAAAGATTATTTGAACTTGGTTGTTTATATTCAGGGCAGCCGCTTTCTTATCAGAAGATGCTGGGACAGCTTCAGGATGCGGGAAATACCACAACTCTCGCTCACTACCTTGAGCTTCTTGAATCGGCAGGACTGCTTATGGGAGTTCAAAAATATGCCGGCGAGAAAGTCAGGCAGAGAGGCTCGACGCCAAAACTTCAGGTTTTGAATACAGGGCTTATGGCAGCAATGCAAAAACAATCATTTAAAGAGGTGATGCAGGACTCTGAGTTTTGGGGACATTTTGTAGAATCAAGTATCGGCGCTTCTCTTTCGAACGGAATAAAAGGAAAAAATATTGAACTCTTTTACTGGGCAAGTTCTCACGTCGAAGTGGATTTTGTGCTGGCGGGAAAGGGTAAAATCGTTGCCATAGAAGTTAAGAGCGGGAGAAAGAGAACTGCCTTACCCGGTCTGGAACAGTTTAATAAAGCCTTTAAACCGTTAAAACTTCTGGTTGTAGGTACGGGCGGAATAGCTCTTGAGCAATTCCTTTTGACCCCTGCAGAAAAATGGCTCGAATGATTTTAAAAAGAACAAAAAGCAAGACAGTCTCTTTTCGCTTGTAAATAACAGTAAATACTTCTTGCTATTATTATTTGAAATATGTAAAATAAGTTTAACATACTTCGCGAGAGAAAACATACTGACATTAGTGCGCGATAGGGGTGGAAAAATGAAAAAATTATTGTTAATCCTCTTGTTTCCGGTTTTTATTTTTGCGGATTGGAGTCCGTCAGGACTTTCCGGAAGTACTATTAGTATGATAGCCATAGATCCTTCCAATAATAATATTGTTTATGCAGTTTCTAATTATTTATATAAAACATCAGATGCCGGTATTTCCTGGGTTCAGGTCGGGGGCGGGACAATATACTATGTTTATGACATAGAGATTAAGAGTGATGGTACAGTTTATGTGACTTGTCCGGGAGGTTTGTATAAAAGTGCTGACGGAGGTTTGACCTGGAGTTTGCTGAATGGAGCTTTAGCGGGTAGAATAGCTTTGACTTCAACAAATACAATAATTGCCACAAGTAATTTATACTCTACTGTATTAATGATAAGTACTGATGGCGGATCTTTATGGGGGACAAAAGCTCTTCCTGATTCTTCGTACGACCTAAAATGCCATGGCAGCACTATATATGCTACGTATTTTCATATTTGTGCGAAGAGCACAGATATGGGGACAACATTTATAACTATTGGCAATGATTCAATGCCCGGGTTTCCTGCTCATCTTCATTATGGAAAAATGGCTTTTGCAGGGAATAATATATTTATAGCAAATTCGGAAGACATGGATGGGAGCAGCTTGGGTATCTATTTCTATGATGCCGGGTCGGGACTATGGTATGAAAGAAATACCGGTTTATTGAACCGGATGACCACATCTATCACTTATACGGAACAAAGCGAATTGTATGTCGGTACTACCGGCGGCGGTGTTTTAAAATCTGTCAATAATGGGAGCTCCTGGACCCAGGAAATAACAGGTCTTACCGATTATAATATTAATGCTCTGGATAGTTGTGCTTCAGCAGTGTATGCCGGTACAAATTCCGGTATTTTCAAGCTGACTCTTTCCGGAACTACGCAATCCCAGGGGGCTAGTATTACTCTTAAACCTATAAATAATGTATTTAATCCGGATAAAACGGAAACTTGCACAATAAATTGGTCTCTTACAGTTGACGCGACGGCAAGTTTGTATATATACAATCTTAAAGGTGAACTTGTCAATACATTTGTAAACGGGGATTCAAAAGTTGCAGGGTCTTATCAGAGTATTTGGGACGGGAAAGATTCTAACGGGAGTGTTGTTTCCAGCGGAATTTATCTTGTATATCTTAAAGCAGGCGGAAAAAGCACATGGAAAAAAATAGCTATAGTAAGATAATAACATTTTTGTTTTTATTGGCTGCGATCGGACAATGCGGTCTTACCTCCACAGGTCCGGTTCTCTTAAAAGAGAATTTTGGAGCAAGAGCGCAGGGTATGGGGGATGCTTATGTTGCGGAAGGAAAGGATGCGTTTGGCATGCAATACAATCCTGCTTTGCTTGCTTATGTCCCCGGAAGCACCATTTCTGCCTTGTATATGGGCGGGTTGGCAGATAACTACTCCGGTTTTATAGGTTATGTTCACGCGCCTAAATATGATTCATTTTTTGGAAAGTCAAAAGATCTGGTCTTCGGCGCGAGTCTTTCCACCTTGCAGGGCGGCAGTATGGAAGTTTTTGGTATTGACGGCACGACCACTGTGGTAAATTCGGAATCGGATTTTCTTTTAACTGTCTCCGCTGCTTTGAATTTGAATAGTCCTCTGTCTCTCGGTGTAACAGCGAAATACTTCAACTCAAGTCTGGTCGGACAATATTCCGGCAGTGCTTTGGCAGCTGATATAGGCGCGATTTATGATTTAGGCGTAATTCTTAATGATCTCTTTGCGGGTGTTGCTCTGCAAAATATAGGGACAAACATCAGATATGTCAGCGCGGAAGAGCTGCTCCCGGTGTATTTAAGGTTTGGATTTGGTTACAAATATGTTTTTGAAGATAAAAGTACACTGGCTTCCGGTTTTGAAATTGACCGGATTTTTGGGGAAAGATTCTGCTTTAGCTTTGGAATAGAATACCAGCTTCAAAGTGTATTTGTCAGGGCAGGGTATAAAGCAGGGTATGATCTCGGCGGTATTTCAATTGGGCTCGGGTATAAATATGACTCTTTTCAGGTTGACTATGGCATTGGGTTTTCAGGTGAATTCAACGGCAGTTATGGAAAGATATCTTTGAGTTATGCTCTGGATACTATGGAACAAAACAAACCCCGCAAAACAAAATATACTCCCAATAGAATATTAAAGTGAAACTCCACGCCTCTCACGGACGTGGCGTCTTCTTTACTGGGGCTATACGCCCAAGCCAAAGGAGTATCCTCCTTTGGAATCCTCTTGTGAGAGGAAACTATTCATTATATGCGGTTTTTTCATCCACGGGCTTATGCCAGTGGTTTTCAAAACCGCCTGCACAATAAAAATAATAAGAAGTCAAGCAGATGAGTGTTTTTTTAAAAAGGGACAGGTTCATAACGCCTGTTCCTTTTTTTTATATTTTGTCCGTGCAAGGTTTTTGTGGTATAATTTATCTGTTACAAAAGAAAATCAAGGAGAAAATAGATGAGCAATATTGCAACGTATGTGTTAGGGAATTTCTTTGATAAGATTACAATGCCTAAAAATATTAAAACGGGATTGATAACGGCGCTTACGGTTACAGTCATTAGTCAGTTGCTTATATTTTATGTGTTTGTAGCGGCGCGGGTTAATCCGGCGGACTCATATATAGAGGCGTTTACGGCTCTTTTTAACTGTTCGGATTGCGGGATTATTGCACTTTGGGAGATGCTTATTACTGCCATTGGGTTACTACTCCTTCATTTTAAAGTTCTTGTTTTTATTCTAAGTATTTTGGTGCTTGCCGGTGGAATATTTATAATAAAGATTATCCCGGATGAGTGGTATGAAGTGGGTGATCTCTTTGCGCTGCTTCTTATAATAGGAGCGCAGGCAGGGATCATCGGACTTGCACTTTTTGAGATATTGCCGTATGTGATTGGGAATTATAACTGAAAAACCGTTACACGTTGCAAGTTACTCACGGGAAAAGATGTTTAAAGGGGAATAGATATCATCTGTTGTATTAAATACCTGCAAGTTAGTTGTCAACTTCCGTCGAATTTTGATTATATTTCTCTTACGTTAGCAACTTTGAAACGTATAACGTGCAACCTCTTCGTCTACTTCTTCAACTGGGGGATTACTGACAGGGCGAAATTGTTTTTTGGGTCTATTGAAAGGATTTTATTGCATATCTTCAGGGCTTCGTCTTTTCTGCCGGTTGAATAACAGACTTTTACAAGGTTGACATACCCTTCTATGAATTTTGGATTTACCTCCACTGCTTTCAAAAACATCTTTTCACCCTGAGTTGTGTTGTTTAATTTCAAGTAGGCAATTCCCATGTTGTTATAGGCGTTCTCTCCTGCCGGGTTAATTTTTAAAGCTTCTGTGTAATATTGAATTGACTCCGAAGGTTTTCCGTTATTTATATAAAGGTTTGCAAAACCCATATAAAGTTCATATGAACCTCCAAAGGACAGCCCCTTTTTGTAAGCAGCTTCTGCTTCCGCTATTTTCCCGATCTTAATATAAGACATTCCGAGCCCGTTGTAATTTACGGATTTTTCGTTAATAGAACTTATCCTTAAATAGGTATTTACCGCTTCGGCGGCATCTCCGGCGTTAAAACAGGCTCCTGCGTAGTTGTTCAAATATTGCAGTTCGTTTTTATCAAGAGAAACTGCTTTTTGATAGGCCAAAAGCGCGGATTTAAGGTTTCCTGTCCGTTCCAGGGCCACACCGTAATTATTCCATGCTTCGGGAGAGTGAGGATCAATCTCAACTGATTTTTTTGCTTTTTCAAAAGCATCAGAAGCGTTTCCGCTTTCCTGGCTGGATACCCCGAGCATATTCTGGATCTGTTCATCATCTTCTCCGTACTTATTGGCCTCCTTAAAATGTTCTTCAGCTTCTTTTTGTTTACCGTGAACCTTAAGATATTCCCCGAAGAAGTAATGATACTGCGCTATTATTCCTTTAACCATTGTATCTTTATAGATCTTATCATCGGAAATACCGCGAAAAGACAGCTCGGAATAATCAAATTCGTTTAATTTCCCGGTTTTCTTCATTACTTTGAAAAGGAGACCCGAGGGAAGTGCTTTGTATTCCCTGCTTAATACAGTATAGATATCTCTATGCAGGTGACTGCCTAATACAAAGCATACAGGCTTTCCTGAAGTTAAAAGATAATTCTTAATATAATTCAAACGGTTCAAATAATCGGTTGCGGGTATTTTTTTTAAAGCAAAGTCGTTATTCCTTAAGAGTAATCCGTAATCATCATAAATAATGTATTCCGGAGTTTTTTTCTCCACCATCGTAAGGTAGGTTGTGGAAAAAGCTGTGTTATCTCCGGCCACCAGAAGGATGCCCTGCTTTTCCGCGGATTTGAGGAGATTAATACCGTAATCATAAGCAAAAAAGTTTTTGCTCCGGTCGGAATAAAAATAATTTGAATAAGTACAAAACACCGTAAGACCGGTAAGACCGGCAAGTAAAGCGGTGTTCCAGAACTTCGGCAGTTTACAGTAGATCTCCGCTGTTCCAAATACGGCAAAAATGATCAGGACCATATAAGCAGGAACAAAGAAAACCTCAACCATGTATAAGTTAATAGCGTTCATAGTAAAATTACTCATTAAGGTTAAGCCGAAAATCAGGAACAGGAAGATCAGGATAAATGCAAAAAAATAATCCTTTCTTTTTCTGTAAATATAAAACAGTCCCGGTATTGCCAGGAGACAGGGCAGGATAGTGAACTGGAGGGACATGTTTTTAAATAACCAGGCGGCTTGCCCTGAGAATATTTCAAAAGAACGCGTTTTTTCGCTTACCGTGCCGTATTGACCTCTGAAAATGTGATGAAACAGATTTGCAAAGTTGGAAGGATCTCCCCAGTTCATGGGTGGATCCGCTTTTGCCCGGATAAAAAGATAGAGATAAATAAACACAGCCGTTAATAAAGAAACAGCAAGGGTTGAACATATTGTTTTCAGGCTCTTTGCTTCTTGATCTTTTTTTAATTCTATATAATAGCAGCCAAAAAGAAGTAAAGCCACCGGCGCGAAAGTGTTATGGTTTGCGAGTCCGAGTCCCGAGATAATCCCGATCACTATAAAATTTCTTTTCTTAATAATTAATAAAAGAACGGCTAATATAAGTAATACATTAAGCGTATAAAGTCCGCCTTTTGCTTGAACACTCTGGGACCAAAAGGTTCTGGAAAAAGCAAAAACAAGCACAAACAAAAGGGAAATGATTTCAAAAATATGGTCTTTGTAATTTGCATGAAACAGTGTTTTTAAAGATTTCAGGAGTAAAAAAAGGACGGAACAGGCAATTGCTGCAAACAATCCGGCGAGAAGGTTTACCCTGAAAGCAATTCCGCCAACAGGGATAAAGGTCATAAGCTTTGATACAATTATGTAAAGCGGATATCCCGGCGGGTGCGGTATACCGAGAGTATAAGCCGCCGCTATTATCTCTCCGCTGTCGCCTACATAAATAGTAGGGCAAGCTGTAAGCAAAAAGAAGAATGAAGTCAAAATAAATATTAAAGGTGTTGCTTTTTTAAAAATATAGTGTAGCGTAAAAATGTGCTGTTCTACTTTTCCACTTGAGGCGGTACAATCAGTGGAATCCTGTAGTTCTGTAATCGGTGGAATCTTTTTCATTAGTACAGTTTATTGAATTTACCTTGAAAAGTCAAACGTTTTTACCCTGAAAATCCATGCAATGTAAACAATTATTGATAGAATTCTGTCTAAAACTGGTATTGTTTTATCCGTCATTTGAATTGTTTAATTTAACAAAATGCTGACAAATTAATGATATATTTTCTCTTGCGTATGTGACGGAATAAAATGGTATAATCTAATATGAGAATATTGAAAAGCATACTTAAAATCCCTGTACGTATAATCCTGTACATTGTGCTTGTTGTGTCTATTGTAGCTTTTCCCCCTCTGGCAAGAAAAATGCTTGCCGGACAGGAGGAGAATATCAATAAAATCCTTGTGTTAAAAGATAAAAAGCTGTTTGTTGAGGTTGCCGATACTGAGGAAAAAAGAATAGCAGGCTTAATGTTCAGAGAAAAGCTTGAGGGAAATTCCGGGATGCTGTTTGTTTTTGAAAAATCCGCAAAAACCTCATTTTGGATGTTTAATACTACTATTCCTTTATCCATTGCCTTCATAGATGAAAAGGGAATAATTCTCAATATAGAAGATATGAAACCAAAAGATTTGACCCCTGTTTCTTCCAAGTACAAAGTCCTCTACGCCTTAGAGGTGAATAAAGGTTGGTTTGAGGCAAATGATATTAAAATAGGGGATGTTGTAAAAGGGATCAAGTAATTAAGTCAATAAAAGTCTGTAAAAGTCCATAATGTCCATAAAAGTGAGTGCTGGTTGACAAAAGTTAAATTTAAATGTATTATTGATGTGTGTTAATTTAAAAAATGCTTTAAATATATGATAGATTTCATTAAAGGGGGTCGTTTATGCCGGAAAACTTAAGTTTGTTTCAATCTTTGTTTAAGAATATTTGGGCGTTGCTTACAGTTCTGGTTCTTATTGGTCTTTCTTTCATATCTATATATTACATAGTAGAAAGATATTTAAGATATAAAGCTGCTAAGATAAATGTGAACATGTTTATTAATAAATTAAGAAGAACTCTCAGGAAGGACGGGAAATTTGATAAAACAGCTATTCCTCAGGCTATAGATGTCTGCAAAGAGACACCGAGTCCGGTTGCTTCTGTAGTGCGAGCCGCTCTAGCAAGATATCCTGCCACAAAAGAAGATACAGAAGAAGCAATGAAGAAAACTGCCCTTGAAGAAATTTCTAAACTGGAACAAAATATAGTGGTTATCGGAACTATCGGTAATGTTGCTCCCTTTATTGGTTTACTCGGCACGGTTATAGGTGTTACTCAGGCTTTTATGAAACTTTCCGATCAAGGCGGCGCAGGCGGGGTCGGGGTTGTCGGTCCCGGCATCGCTCAGGCCTTAATTGCAACCATTGTCGGGCTTTTTGTCGCTATCCCTTCTGTTGCCGCATATAATTATTTTGTAAAAAAAATAGATGATTTCACTACTGATATTACTATAAGCTCCATGGAAATTATCAGTCTTTTAACCGCGAAAGACATGGAACGCGTAAAATGGGAAGAGATGCTTAAAGAGGTAAGGAGGTAGAGACTTGCTGGATCTTAAAAGTAAAAGAAGAAAAATATTTTCGGAAATTAATATTACACCGCTTACCGACGTTGCTCTTGTACTTCTCATTATTTTTATGATTGCGGCTCCGATGATCGTCCAGTCCGGAATAAAAGTAAAATTACCGGGGGCTGTTTCTTCCGATGTTACACCGGAAAAAAATATAGTACTTACTGTCGGCGGTGACGGGAAAATATATCTGGGCAACCAGGAATTGATGCTAAAGGATTTGTATGAGCCTCTGGCGGCGCTTCTTGCCGTAAGCAAAGCAAAAATTGTAATAATAAACGCGGATAAGAGTGTTGCGCATGGTATCGTTATTTCCGTAATGGATGCGGCGAGACAGGCTGGAGCGGAAAAACTCTTTGAATCCACAGAACATAAAAAGCCGGAATGGAGAAAGTAATCATTAAAGATCTTCTTAGGGGATTTTAAAAAATGGCAATGGACAAGATAGCAAAAATATCGCTGGCTTTTAGTCTTGTAGAACATATCTTCTTTTTAGGTATTGTAGGTGTTGTAGTTTCTATTCCTGCGGCAAAGGTTATTCCTCTCATTGAAATTAACCTTATGAATACCCGTGCTTTTAACGATATGCTGTCTTCTCCGCTTTCTTCCGGAAGAGGAAAGAATGCAACCCCGGAAAAAAACTCGGTTAGCCCCAACATAACAGTTCCTGATCCCGGCAAACTTTTGCCGCCTTCAGAGGTGGGCTCTACGATGGAAGGCAGCCTTACTTCGACGCTTGATATAGTCGGCTCGGGAGTTGCTGAAAATGTCAGATTTTCCGGCGGTAAAATTTCAGGGTTCACTTTCACGGGAACCGGTATTGTCACGGCAAAACCTGACAATGTTTTTATCCAGTTTATGATAAAGTCAGGGCCCATGGTAACTTTAAGAGCTGCTGAAATAGAATCCGGGCGTAAGGTAGATTTTCTGACGTATAATTTAGGCAGGCTTTTTAAAATAAAGAAGGAAAGTTTTAAGTCTTACGGCTTTCAACCGGAAATAATACAACAGACAATGAGACAGGCTAAGACCCTGAAAAGGCGGGATGATGATGGTAATGTAATTGAGCGTGTGCAGCAAAGGTATAATATTACAAAGTATGTTGTGGTTAATGATCTTAAAAATAAAAAATTTGAAGATATTTGTGAGATTTTAGACAAAGCAATTGATTATGGCGCGGTTGCAATAGCGAATATACCAAAAGAGGCTGCGTCAGATACCTCTTCAGGGGATAAAGATACGCAGAATAAAAAAGATAGCGGCTCCTCGTCGCAAACAAGTAAAGTCCAACCCGGTGATAATTCCGTATCGTCAGAGAAGACTTTAGGTGCCGGTGATACAAGAATGAGTGCGGTTAAAGGGGCTTCAAAACTTAAATTTAAATCGGATACTAAAAATCCATCCAATCAAATGATTAATTATCATTTTAATGAAGTAACTCTGGGAAATCTTATCAAAGGCGCAAAAGACGAGGCATATAAAGAAGCCAAAGATAAGGTCGCAAGGATTAAAGCTGTTCTGAAATTTAAAGAAAGTGAAATGGATATTGGTTTTGAAGAGGATATTGGTATTACTTCTGATGAAGAAGGTGCTGTTACTATCAAAGTTGATGTGACTGCGGCCCTCGAAAAACCTAAAGTAACTTTATATCAGTATAAGCCTGAAGAAAATGCTGATAAAGGGAAAAAGAATACTTTTCCTGCCGGCAAAAAAGGCGCAAGTGATTCTGAAGAGTAAAAACAATGGGAGAAACTATGTCTATTTATGAAACTATTTTAAAAAGACGCACTATTAGAAAGTTTAAACAGGCAGCAATTCCCGATTTAGTTCTGGAAAAGCTTGTAAATGCGGGGCATGTTTCGCCTTCAGGCGGTAACATGCAGCCTCTGGAGTATATAATAGTGAGGAACCAGGAGCTTCTCGAAGCTGTTTTTAAACATTTGAAATGGGCGGCGTATATAGTTCCGGAGGGAGTCCCGAAAGAAAATGAAAAACCGGCAGCCTATATTATTATAATTGCAAATAAAAATACCGGCTCCACCAGTACTTCATATGATTTAGGAGCTGCGGCAATGTCAATTCTTCTGACTGCCTGGGAAGACGGTCTGGGCGGCTGCTGGATCAAAGCATTTGATAAGTCCGGTCTTAAAAAGCTTCTTGGAGTTTCTGATATTTTTGAAGTGGATTCGGTTATTGCGCTCGGGTATAGAGATGAGGCGCCTGTAAGGGAAGAAAGTGATACGGAGATAAAGTACTGGAAAGACCCAAAAGGTGTTATGCATGTTCCAAAAAAACGCGTGCGGACCGTAACACATTGGGAACAATTTTGATGAGAAAGAAAATAGCTATTCTCGGCGGAGGCCTTGCGGGTCTCTCCGCCGCTTTTCATTTAAAGAAGCTCAAAAAAGATTTTATTATTTTTGAAAAAGAAGAAAAAACAGGGGGTCTTTCCGCTTCATTTATCGTAAATAAATTCTCCTTCGATTATACCGGTCATTTTTTGCATTTTAAGAGTAATTACGGTAAAGCACTTGTTTCCCGCCTGTTGAAAAAGAATTTAAAGCTCCATTACAGAAAAGCGGTCGTGTATATTTCCGGGGAATATGTGCCGTATCCTTTTCAGGTGAATTATTTTAAATTAAAGAATAAATCAATAGCCGCTGAATGCGAAAAAGGCCTTTTAAAAATAAAATCTTTAAAGAAAAAGAAGCACTTTAAAACATTCAAGGAATGGATT
Proteins encoded in this window:
- a CDS encoding AAA family ATPase; protein product: MYKRAVIKEIIKRVNEKRRFIQVLSGPRQTGKTTIAKQISESIAFPAFYITADGQGVSDSSWLMQEWEIIRSKLNSKTKNILLIIDEIQKIENWSETVKKMWDEDTVKTRDIRVMLLGSSRLLLHKGLTESLAGRFEIIPVFHWSYGEMKEAFGFGINEYIFFGGYPGGADLIKDEERWSHYVRESLIETTVAKDILMLERVNKPALLKRLFELGCLYSGQPLSYQKMLGQLQDAGNTTTLAHYLELLESAGLLMGVQKYAGEKVRQRGSTPKLQVLNTGLMAAMQKQSFKEVMQDSEFWGHFVESSIGASLSNGIKGKNIELFYWASSHVEVDFVLAGKGKIVAIEVKSGRKRTALPGLEQFNKAFKPLKLLVVGTGGIALEQFLLTPAEKWLE